The following nucleotide sequence is from Streptomyces brevispora.
GCCTGTCGCTGGTCTTCGACACGGCTGCCGCGCTGCGGAACTCCGGTATCACCCCGGGCGATACCGTCGCCCTTCTCACAGCGGCCAACCACCCCACGGCGCTCTTCGCGCGCTACGCCGCGCACCTGCTGGGCGCGGCTGTGGTGTCGGTCCGCGCGGCCAACCCCCGCAGCGAAGCCGAGATGCTTCCGCCCGAGGTCCAGGCCGAGGTGCTGCGGGACACCGGCAGCCGTCTCCTGGTCGCCGACGAGACCACGGCCGGACGGGCGGCCGCGCTGGTCTCGCCCGGTCTGCGCGGCCTGCTGCTGCCCGCCCCGGGTGACGCGGCCACCCAGGCGTACGGCACGGTCGGCGCCCTGGCCCGGGTGCCCGCGGACGCGGGCTTCGGGCCGGACGAGGTGGCGCCCTACGTCCCCGGAGCCCGTGCCCGGATCACCTTCACCAGCGGGACGACCGGGCTGCCCAAGGGGATCGTCCAGAGCTATCGGACCTGGAACGCGACCGTCAGCATCTACCCGGCCGCCCCCGGCCCTCGCGGGCCCTCCCGCATCCTGGCCGTCACCCCGGTCAGCCACACGGTGGGCTCCATGGTGGACGCGGTGCTCGCCGCGGGCGGTGCCGCGGTGCTGCACCCGCGCTTCGACGCGGATGAGGTGCTGGACGCCTTCGTCCGCCTCGGCGTGACGGACACCTATCTGGCGGTGCCGCACCTCTACCGGCTCACCGAACGGCTGTCCGCGGCCGGTCGCCGACCGGATCTGTCGTCGCTGCGCCAGGTGGTGTACAGCGGGACGCCGGCCGCGCCCCACCGGATCGCCGAGGCGCTGCGCTGGTTCGGGGAGTCGCTGTCACAGCTGTACGGCTCCTCCGAGGCGGGCGGCATCTGCGGCCTGGACCGGCTGGACCATCAGGAACCGGAGCTGCTGCCGACCGTGGGCCTGCCGTTCCCCTGGGTCGGGCTGTGCCTGCGCGACCCGGAGACCGGCCACGATGTCCCCCGGGGCACGATCGGCGAGGTGTGTGTGCGGTCCGCGACGGCCATGGACGGCTACCTTGGCCGCGCCCCGGCGGAGGGCCGCACCCCGGACGGCTGGCTGCGTACCGGTGATCTCGGCCGTCTTGATGTGTACGGCAGGCTCCGGCTGACCGGCCGCTTGGGACAGGTCATCAAGAGCGGCGGACAGAAGGTGTATCCGGTCGCCGTGGAACGGGTCCTGGCCGAGTATCCGGCGGTGCGGCAGGCGGCGGTGTTCGGGGTGCGGGACCACGACCGGGTGGAGCGGGTGTACGCGGCGGTGTCCTTGTACCCGGGGAGCGACGGCGACGACGTCCGGCTGCGGGCCCATGTCGGGGCGCGGCTGGACTCGGCCCATGTGCCGGTGCGCATCAGCCGGTGGCCGGAGCTGCCGTTGAACGACAGCGGCAAGCCCGATGTGCGGTACCTCCGTGGCCTCGCGGAGGCGGCGGACAGCGAACCCGGCGTGCGGGAAGCCACCGGGGAGAGGGGAGCGATATGACGTCATATCTGCATTTCGCGCGTGAGATGCGGCTCGGCAGGCTGTTCCGTCATGGGGACGATCGACTCCTGATCACCCCGCTCGACCACTCCGTCACCGATGGTCCGGTGGTGCCCCGCGGCAGCAGTGTCGACCGCCTCACCGGCCAGCTGGCCGCGGGCGGCGTCGACGGCGTGGTCGTCCACAAGGGCGTGCTGCGGCACATCGCGCCGTCCCGCTTCGCGGGGATGTCGCTCATCGTGCATCTGAGCGCGAGCACCCGGCACGCGCCGGACTCGGAGGCCAAGTACCTGGTGACAGCGGTGGAGGACGCGCTGCGGCTCGGGGCGGACGCGGTGAGCGTCCACATCAACATGGGCTCGGCGGACGAGCGGCAGCAGATCGGGGACCTGGGCCGGGTGGCGGACCTGTGCGACCGCTGGAACCTGCCCCTGCTGGCGATGGTCTACCCGCGCGGCCCCGGTATCCGCCATCCGCAGGCCCCGGAGCTGGTGGTGCACGCGGCGACGCTCGCCGCCGACCTCGGCGCGGATCTGGTGAAGGTCCCCTACGTGGGGAACGTGGCCGAGATGCGTGACGTGGTTGCCGCCTGCCCCATCCCGCTGCTGTGCGCGGGCGGCCCGCGCCGTGGTTCGGGCACCGATGTGCTGGCGTTCGTCAGGGACGTCCTGCTCGGCGGCGCCGCCGGTGTCGCGATGGGGCGCAACATCTTCCAGGCCGCCGATCCCCGCCGGATGGCCGCACGGGTGGCCGGCGTGGTGCACGGCGAGCCCCAACCGCACAAGGCCGACGAGACAGAAGGGCAGCGTGATGAACGGACAGAAGCTGTGCTGGCTTGATATCCGCAGGGCCGGTGCGGCCGGACCCGCGATCATCGAGGAGGCCCTGCACCAGCGTATCGACGGCATCGTCGCCGGTGACCTGCAGACCCTGGCCGACCTCCCACCCACCGTCCGCAAGGTGCTGCTGCCCAGCGGCGACAACTGGTGGCGGGACGAGTGCTTCCCCGGCGCGGCCGACATCGTGGTGCTGCCGCCCGGCTTCACCAACCGCGCCGAGCTGGAACAGGCCCACCCCGAGGTGGAGTTCGGACGCCTGGTGGAGATCACCGACGCCACGAGTCTGGAGGAGGCGTGCCACGCGGCGCGGACCGAGCGATGGAGCGTCCTCGACTTCCGCGACCCGACCAAGATCCCGCTGGAAATCGTCATCGCCGCCGCCGCGGGCTCCAAGGGCGCGATCGTGACCACCGCCGCCAACCCCGAAGAGGCGGCGATCACCTTCGGTGTGCT
It contains:
- a CDS encoding 2-amino-3,7-dideoxy-D-threo-hept-6-ulosonate synthase; its protein translation is MTSYLHFAREMRLGRLFRHGDDRLLITPLDHSVTDGPVVPRGSSVDRLTGQLAAGGVDGVVVHKGVLRHIAPSRFAGMSLIVHLSASTRHAPDSEAKYLVTAVEDALRLGADAVSVHINMGSADERQQIGDLGRVADLCDRWNLPLLAMVYPRGPGIRHPQAPELVVHAATLAADLGADLVKVPYVGNVAEMRDVVAACPIPLLCAGGPRRGSGTDVLAFVRDVLLGGAAGVAMGRNIFQAADPRRMAARVAGVVHGEPQPHKADETEGQRDERTEAVLA
- a CDS encoding class I adenylate-forming enzyme family protein, which codes for MSSGPPVRIPLSWARHEHYAFRLLHIWAEQPDAPAVYWSGHCLTARESLSLVFDTAAALRNSGITPGDTVALLTAANHPTALFARYAAHLLGAAVVSVRAANPRSEAEMLPPEVQAEVLRDTGSRLLVADETTAGRAAALVSPGLRGLLLPAPGDAATQAYGTVGALARVPADAGFGPDEVAPYVPGARARITFTSGTTGLPKGIVQSYRTWNATVSIYPAAPGPRGPSRILAVTPVSHTVGSMVDAVLAAGGAAVLHPRFDADEVLDAFVRLGVTDTYLAVPHLYRLTERLSAAGRRPDLSSLRQVVYSGTPAAPHRIAEALRWFGESLSQLYGSSEAGGICGLDRLDHQEPELLPTVGLPFPWVGLCLRDPETGHDVPRGTIGEVCVRSATAMDGYLGRAPAEGRTPDGWLRTGDLGRLDVYGRLRLTGRLGQVIKSGGQKVYPVAVERVLAEYPAVRQAAVFGVRDHDRVERVYAAVSLYPGSDGDDVRLRAHVGARLDSAHVPVRISRWPELPLNDSGKPDVRYLRGLAEAADSEPGVREATGERGAI